The genomic interval TTATACTTGTAAATACAACTGGTGCAGGTATTGATGTAAGTATAGATACAAATGCTGCAAATGCAAGTCAGATATCAACCCATCCATTTGATAGCGGTACAACATCTGTATCTGCTGGACAAAATGGTAAGATCATCTTTAATGCAACACTTACAAAGACATCGCTTTCTTTTGATAGCAGTGATACAGGAGCGGTCTTTGGAGTAGGTTCTCAAAATACAAGTGTATCTCTGACTGCAAATTCTGTAAATGCTGTTTCTGTTACAGATGTTGGTCTTGCCAATGTTACCATGCTGGCAGCAAAACAGGCTCTTGATACAATTACCGCTGAAAAAGCAAAACTTGGTGCTATCCAAAACAGGCTGGCATCAACAATTGCAAACCTTGACAATGTTCGTGAGAACATTACAGCAGCCCGTTCGAGAATCATGGATGCTGATTTTGCAGTGGAAACAGCAAATCTGACAAAGGCATTGATAATGCAGCAGGCAGGTATATCAGTGCTGAGTCAGGCTAATACACTACCTCAGAATGTGCTTGCACTCCTGGGAGGAAGGTAGTAAATGGCAAAGTGCAAAGGGCATAGGGCAAAGAGTCCTTATGCCCTTTGTCTCAATAATTTGATTGAGGCAGGAAAGTGAAGATTGAAGGTATAATACAAAATATAAATACTCCTGTGGTCAGGGAGCAGATAGAAGGCACAGCAAATAACAGTGCTGATGTGAACAGCAGGACAGCGGGTAATAATATATCTTCATTAATTCCTGTGAGTGCTGAGTCTATAGTGAGAAATAGACAAAAGGCAGGAGAGCAGAAGAATTTAAGAGTAGAAAATGTCAATAATGAAATCTTTAATTTAAAGGCTGTTTTTGCAGTTGATAAGGAAAAAAATGTTGTTATAAGATTTTTAGATAAAAAAGGTAAAATAGTCAGGCAGGTGCCGCCTGAGGAATATATAAATATGGTTAAAAAATTCAGGGAAAATATTGAAAGCCTCTTTAGCAAAGAGGTGTGAATTAATAGAGGTGTGATATGGCAATAAATCCATTGGGAACATCTGGCTCAGGTATAGATACAAATGCAATAGTGCAGCAGCTTATGCAGGTCGAAAGCCAGCCTCTTACAAAGCTTAAACAAAAAGAGGCCGACTATCAGGCAAAGGTGAGTGCATATGCAACACTGCTTAGCAGTGTGTCAAGTCTTAGGAGTGCTGTAAATGCATTAAAAGACTCAAGCCTTATAGGTATGAAGGCGAGTGTATCTGATACAACATTTCTTTCAGCAATTGCCTCGAGTTCTGCGTCAGCAGGCACATATAATATAATGGTCAATAATATAGCAACCTCGCAGAGCATATATTCAGGGGCATTTACTTCAGAAAATAGCGAGGTTGCGGATCTGACAACTTATGCTACACAGAAGCTAAAGATTCAGGTTGGTAGCAGCACTGCTACGGAGATAACGATTAATTCATCAAATAACACACTTTCGGGCATAAGGGATGCCATTAATAATGCAAATGCAGGTGTAAAGGCATCCATAGTGAATGACGGCAGTGGCTATAGGCTTGTGTTGTCTGCTAATTCAACAGGTGCATCAAACAGGATTGTGATTCAGGTTGATGAAAATAACAATGGCATATATGAAGAGGCCACAACTGAAACAGATACAACAGGTCTTTCTATGCTTGCATTTAATGCAACATATGATGCAAATGGCAATGTTACAGGCGGCATTACAAATATGACGCAATCACAGGCAGCAGTAGATGCAAAGCTAAAGGTTGACGGACTTGAAATTACAAGGTCAAGCAATACGATTAGTGATTTAATCACAGGTGTTACTATAAACCTAACAAAAGGTGATAGTTATGCCTCTAATATTGTGCTTACAGTTGCCCAGGATACAAGCACATTAACAGCAAAGCTGACTTCGTTTGTCTCTGCATATAATCAGGCAATGAGCACAATAAGGTCTCTGAGGGGAAACGGGGTGTCAGCAGGCATTTTGAGTGGAGATGCAACATCTTTAAGCCTGCAAAATGAACTCCGCGCAATAACAACTCGTACATTCAATAATACTAATTTAGTGTCTTTAGGGCTGACGCATGATAAGTATGGAGTTTTAAGCCTTGATAGCTCTACATTAAGTAGTGCTGTATTGAGTGACCAATCAGGTGTTATTACAACCATAAATACAATGGCAGATGCCCTTTATACATCACTTGGTGATTATGTAAATACAATTATCCCTGCTCGACAGAACGGTTATCAAGACACAATAAAAAATATCCAGAAAAATGAAGAAAATTTGCAGAGAAGGCTTCAAATTACAGAGGCAAATCTTAAAAAGAGGTTTATAGCACTTGATACGCTACTGAATCAATTGCAGGGTACAAGTGATTATCTGACCCGTCAGATGGATATGCTCGGCAAGACATTTGGAGGTAAAAAATAATGGTTAATGCAGCATATGCAGTGAATGCATATACACAGACAAAAGTAACAACAGCCTATAATCCTGTTGACTTGATAATAATGCTCTATGACGGTGCTACAGATTTTTTAGAAAAGGCTGCTACTGCCATAAAAATGAAGGAAGTGGTAGTAAAGATAAAGTATATAGATAAAACAATGGCAATTATAGAGGAACTCCTTAAAGCCCTTAACTTCGAGGTTGGGGGTGAGATTGCCTTAAATCTCCAGAATTTATATCTTCATATGATGAGAGAGCTTGTCCTTGCCAATGCAAAAAATGATATTAACAAGATTAATCATGTAATCAGCCTGCTCAGAAATTTGAGAGAGGCATGGGTGCAGATTAGAAATCAGGTCTAAGCCCACATTCCTTGCAAACGAGTCATTTCTGTGATAATATAACTGCATGAAAAGTATTGCCTTTGATGCACACATGTATGTCAAAAGACCGAAGGCAGTTGGTTTTGCAGAAGAACAGTCAGAAGTGCAGGCTGAGACCATTGCTGAGATAGTTGGAGATAAACTTGCTACAAAATTAGGTCTGAAAGAACTTGAAATAAATCTGCGTGGTGAGGTTGCTGAAACTAAAGCAGATATTATTAAATGGGGTAGGCATGCTGGTTGCTCAGGCTGTTATAATTGACGCATTTGTTAACCTCCTGTAAAAAATAAAATTATAATTTAATTATGGATATAGCAGCTTTTTTAGGAATCATTATAGGCATAAGTGCAATTGTTGCTGGAAACATTATCGAAGGCGGCAACACTGCTCACCTTATTCAAGCTGCTGCAGCTCTTATTGTTTTTGGAGGTACATTTGGCGCAACCCTACTCAGTTTCTCTATGAGGGATGTGTTTAATGCCTTTAAAGCACTCGGAATGGTTTTTGGAGGAAGGTCTTACACACCATCTGAAATAATACAAGATATCCTTGCCATTCTTGTCAAGGCAAGAAAGGCAGGTCTAATTGCCCTTGAATCAGACATTAAAAATATAGAAAATCCCTTTCTGAAAAAAGGATTGACATTTGTTGTTGACGGCATGACACCAGCAATGATAAAGGATGTGCTTTATCAGGAGATTGCTACATATGAGGAGAATATGAAAAATGCAGCAGATGTGCTAGGAGCTGCTGGTGGATATGCACCTACTATAGGAATACTCGGGGCTGTATTGGGTCTTATTCAAGTTATGAGAAATGTCTCTGACCCTTCAAAGATAGGTAGTGGTATTGCTGTTGCTTTTGTTGCAACCATATACGGTGTTGGTTCTGCAAATCTTATATTTTTGCCAATGGCAAGAAAGATTATGAATAAAATAAAAGAGGAAGTATTTATAAGAGAATTGATTATAGAGGGCATAATAGGTATTGAAAGCGGTATGAATCCTTATTTTCTTAAGACGCGATTAAATGCATTTCTATCAGAACACGAAAAGAGTGAGTAAATAGGAGAAATAGTTGAGGAAAAGACGCAAAACTCATTTTGAAAGGCCAAGCCATGAAAGGTGGTTAATATCTTACGCTGATTTTATAACCCTCATGTTTACTTTTTTTGCAGCCCTTTATGCCCTTTCATCTGTTGATAAGGCAAAGGTCGAGAGCTTTTCTGGGTCATTGAAGCATGCATTTAAGGTGATGGAAGAGCCGATTCCATTGTATGAAGAAAGAACAAAGATGCTTGTTCAGGATATAAGTAAAAGTATACAGGGTATTGAGGGCATTAGTGTGAAGACAGATCCAAGGGGTGTTGTTGTAACATTTTCTGATGCCGTGCTTTTTGCTTCAGGTTCGGCTGATATTAAGTCAGAGGTGTTTAATGCTTTAGATAAGATTTCAAAAGTTATTAAAGATGTGCCGGGACGAATTACCATAGAAGGACATACTGATAATGTGCCTGTATCAGGAGGTAAATATACTTCTAATTGGGAGCTTTCAACAGCAAGAGCAGCAAGCATTTTACATTTTTTTATTCAAAAGGGAGGACTCGACCCCAACAGATTTTCTATTGCAGGTTATGGAGAATACAGACCTGTAGCGAGTAATGAAACAGAGGATGGGAGGGCAAAAAATAGAAGGGTAGAGCTTGTTATAAGCGGTAGTCAATAGCTATAATTATAACTTGCTAATATGTTAAGGTTAAGGAGAAAAAAGATGCGGAAGGATGAAAATTATATGAGGATGAGGGAATTTTCAAGGGTAGATGCTTATGTGCCTTTTGCTGTTCGTCTTGTTCCTCCTGAAGAACGGCCTAATATAAAGTCTAAAATATCAGGCGAGGCTGTTTTAGCTGAGTTTCAGACATTAACTGATGTAGAAGATAAGGTTCTTTCTGACTGGTTAAAGATGCTCAATGCGAAACTTGATTCGATTATCAGTATGCTTACTTTTCAGAGAGAGGGATTTGGTTCTCTTCCTTTTGAGCAGATAAATATCAGTGGAGGTGGATTGAGTTTCAGTTCAAAAGATAGATATAAAATAGGTGATGTCCTTGAGATAAAGATGTTAATACCCATGATGCCCCCTGTTGCTCTTTATATTTATGGTGAGGTAGTAAAAGTTGAGCCGCAAGCTAATAGCTGTGTTACTGGCGTTAAATTTATTGCAATGGATGAAGATATAAGAGATGAAATAGTAAAATTTGTTTTCAGAAGGCAGCGAGAGATGCTGAGGGAAAAAAGGAGGTAGCTGTAATCAAATGTTTGCGATAATAGGAGCAGTAGTTGTCTTATCTGCAGTTATAGGAGGGTATTTATTAGAGCATGGTAATCTTAACGTGCTTTTTCAGCCCGCTGAAGTTGTTATAATCTTTGGTGCTGCAGTTGGCGGATTTATTATTGCCTCTCCGATGAAAGTTATAAAGGCTGTTATTTCAGGAGTTCTTCGGATATTGTCAGGCAAGGCTTATTCTAAAGCAGACTATATGGACGTACTTCTTTTACTCAGTGAAATATTTTCTAAAATAAGAAAAGAGGGGCTTGTCTCTATTGAGGCAGATGTTGATAACCCACATGAAAGCAAGATTTTCAGTAATTATTCAAAATTTCTTAAAAATCATCATGCAGTGGCTCTTGTTGCAGATACATTGAGGACTGTTATGACTACAAGTATTGCACCGCATGAATTAGAGTCTTTGCTTGATAATGAGCTCGATGCACATCATGAGGAGTTGATGATACCTTCAAAAAGCATTGCTAATGTTGCTGAGTCTTTACCGGGGCTTGGTATTGTTGCTGCTGTCTTGGGTGTTGTTATTACTATGGGTAAGATAAACGAGCCTCCAGAAGTTTTAGGGCATAGTATTGGCGCTGCATTGGTTGGAACATTTATGGGTGTTTTGATGTGTTATGGATTTGCAGGCCCTGTGTCAAAAAATCTGGAATATATAGCAAACGAAGAAAAGGAGTATATGAATGTTATAAAGGTAGGACTCGTTGCATTTGTGGGAGGTGCTGCCCCCCAGATAGCTGTGGAATTTGCAAGAAGGGTCATTCCCGGCAATGTAAAACCAACCTTTGTAGAGGTTGAAGAGGCAATAAGAGGACTCAAGAAATAGGTGTCGTGCGATTAACCCTT from Dissulfurispira thermophila carries:
- a CDS encoding flagellar protein FlaG, encoding MKIEGIIQNINTPVVREQIEGTANNSADVNSRTAGNNISSLIPVSAESIVRNRQKAGEQKNLRVENVNNEIFNLKAVFAVDKEKNVVIRFLDKKGKIVRQVPPEEYINMVKKFRENIESLFSKEV
- the fliD gene encoding flagellar filament capping protein FliD encodes the protein MAINPLGTSGSGIDTNAIVQQLMQVESQPLTKLKQKEADYQAKVSAYATLLSSVSSLRSAVNALKDSSLIGMKASVSDTTFLSAIASSSASAGTYNIMVNNIATSQSIYSGAFTSENSEVADLTTYATQKLKIQVGSSTATEITINSSNNTLSGIRDAINNANAGVKASIVNDGSGYRLVLSANSTGASNRIVIQVDENNNGIYEEATTETDTTGLSMLAFNATYDANGNVTGGITNMTQSQAAVDAKLKVDGLEITRSSNTISDLITGVTINLTKGDSYASNIVLTVAQDTSTLTAKLTSFVSAYNQAMSTIRSLRGNGVSAGILSGDATSLSLQNELRAITTRTFNNTNLVSLGLTHDKYGVLSLDSSTLSSAVLSDQSGVITTINTMADALYTSLGDYVNTIIPARQNGYQDTIKNIQKNEENLQRRLQITEANLKKRFIALDTLLNQLQGTSDYLTRQMDMLGKTFGGKK
- the fliS gene encoding flagellar export chaperone FliS → MVNAAYAVNAYTQTKVTTAYNPVDLIIMLYDGATDFLEKAATAIKMKEVVVKIKYIDKTMAIIEELLKALNFEVGGEIALNLQNLYLHMMRELVLANAKNDINKINHVISLLRNLREAWVQIRNQV
- a CDS encoding DUF1640 domain-containing protein; its protein translation is MKSIAFDAHMYVKRPKAVGFAEEQSEVQAETIAEIVGDKLATKLGLKELEINLRGEVAETKADIIKWGRHAGCSGCYN
- a CDS encoding flagellar motor protein, whose translation is MDIAAFLGIIIGISAIVAGNIIEGGNTAHLIQAAAALIVFGGTFGATLLSFSMRDVFNAFKALGMVFGGRSYTPSEIIQDILAILVKARKAGLIALESDIKNIENPFLKKGLTFVVDGMTPAMIKDVLYQEIATYEENMKNAADVLGAAGGYAPTIGILGAVLGLIQVMRNVSDPSKIGSGIAVAFVATIYGVGSANLIFLPMARKIMNKIKEEVFIRELIIEGIIGIESGMNPYFLKTRLNAFLSEHEKSE
- a CDS encoding OmpA family protein, whose protein sequence is MRKRRKTHFERPSHERWLISYADFITLMFTFFAALYALSSVDKAKVESFSGSLKHAFKVMEEPIPLYEERTKMLVQDISKSIQGIEGISVKTDPRGVVVTFSDAVLFASGSADIKSEVFNALDKISKVIKDVPGRITIEGHTDNVPVSGGKYTSNWELSTARAASILHFFIQKGGLDPNRFSIAGYGEYRPVASNETEDGRAKNRRVELVISGSQ
- a CDS encoding PilZ domain-containing protein, yielding MRKDENYMRMREFSRVDAYVPFAVRLVPPEERPNIKSKISGEAVLAEFQTLTDVEDKVLSDWLKMLNAKLDSIISMLTFQREGFGSLPFEQINISGGGLSFSSKDRYKIGDVLEIKMLIPMMPPVALYIYGEVVKVEPQANSCVTGVKFIAMDEDIRDEIVKFVFRRQREMLREKRR
- the motA gene encoding flagellar motor stator protein MotA, whose protein sequence is MFAIIGAVVVLSAVIGGYLLEHGNLNVLFQPAEVVIIFGAAVGGFIIASPMKVIKAVISGVLRILSGKAYSKADYMDVLLLLSEIFSKIRKEGLVSIEADVDNPHESKIFSNYSKFLKNHHAVALVADTLRTVMTTSIAPHELESLLDNELDAHHEELMIPSKSIANVAESLPGLGIVAAVLGVVITMGKINEPPEVLGHSIGAALVGTFMGVLMCYGFAGPVSKNLEYIANEEKEYMNVIKVGLVAFVGGAAPQIAVEFARRVIPGNVKPTFVEVEEAIRGLKK